In Clostridium sp. DL-VIII, the following proteins share a genomic window:
- a CDS encoding J domain-containing protein has product MNPYEVLGIKPGASQDEIKSAYRKLIKQYHPDQFGDNPLKNLAEEKMIEINEAYEALTKNPNNNYNSSNTSTSSNYNNSSNNSSNSYDFQEIRRLIQSRNYLAAENKLNSISNRTAEWHYLNGAVLLNKGWFDAALNEMNAAVSMDPNNFEYRQGLNSLRQRGSSYSSPYYRTTNTNNSDLCNCCINLWCLDSLCECAGGDLINCC; this is encoded by the coding sequence ATGAATCCATATGAGGTATTAGGTATAAAACCTGGTGCAAGTCAAGATGAAATAAAAAGTGCATACAGAAAACTTATTAAACAATATCACCCAGACCAATTTGGAGATAATCCACTTAAAAATTTAGCTGAAGAAAAAATGATTGAAATCAATGAAGCTTACGAAGCATTAACTAAAAATCCTAATAATAATTATAATTCTAGTAACACTAGTACTTCATCAAATTATAATAATTCATCCAATAATTCTAGTAATTCCTATGATTTTCAGGAAATAAGAAGACTTATTCAATCTAGAAATTATTTAGCGGCTGAAAATAAATTAAATTCTATTTCTAACAGAACTGCTGAGTGGCATTACTTAAATGGAGCTGTTTTACTTAACAAAGGCTGGTTTGATGCTGCCCTTAACGAAATGAATGCAGCTGTCAGTATGGATCCTAATAATTTTGAATATAGACAAGGTTTAAATTCCTTAAGGCAAAGAGGCTCAAGCTATTCTAGTCCTTATTATAGAACTACAAATACAAACAATTCTGATCTATGCAATTGCTGTATAAATCTTTGGTGTTTAGACTCCCTATGCGAATGTGCAGGTGGAGATTTAATCAACTGTTGTTAA